Proteins encoded in a region of the Dreissena polymorpha isolate Duluth1 chromosome 6, UMN_Dpol_1.0, whole genome shotgun sequence genome:
- the LOC127835616 gene encoding serine-enriched protein-like — protein MPEMCDVTFLVGARAVPVHGLKAVMASRSRVMFELIQKHIYLRISEQSKVTKTKKVIGKSSVGLSHLSSEKLKIPITNYDAEVFRLLVEFIHCGEVNINEDTVAGLFCGASQFEVPELPGACLDFVERCVKLRRTENIRFHAECFKFHAAAKTLLDKV, from the exons ATGCCCGAGATGTGTGACGTCACTTTCCTAGTTGGAGCTCGTGCAGTACCCGTTCACGGATTGAAAGCAGTTATGGCATCTAGAAGCAG agTTATGTTTGAGCTCATCCAAAAACACATATACCTCAGAATAAGCGAGCAATCAAAAGTTACCAAAACTAAAAAGGTCATAGGCAAGTCTTCTGTCGGACTTTCTCATCTTTCATCGGAGAAACTGAAGATCCCAATTACGAACTACGACGCCGAAGTGTTCCGATTGCTGGTTGAGTTCATTCATTGCGGGGAGGTCAACATTAATGAAGACACAGTAGCGGGTCTATTCTGCGGAGCAAGTCAGTTTGAAGTGCCGGAACTTCCCGGGGCCTGTCTGGATTTCGTTGAAAGATGTGTAAAACTGCGTCGCACTGAGAATATCCGATTTCACGCAGAGTGCTTCAAGTTTCATGCGGCCGCCAAGACACTTCTAGATAAGGTTTGA
- the LOC127834966 gene encoding ankyrin-1-like, translating into MDAAMYMAVQNNEPTTLRQLIDSGADVNEYYQDMTLISAKSILHMCCEKGRYDCVKVLLERGANLYIRDTWYQTPLMYCMITQYDDIAALLLQHDPGIVDIGDKYGKSALHIAVDVGSIDCLKVLLRYGADVNVRNDYGVTPLIHVCGNKSLEVDVMLEMVRLLVESGADPNLKCYREARTALQCAMITKHVEVVETLLSAGSDPNVLDNGGRCPITTLLWYHRATGNDVDDDVMIICILLIQSGASLNLCRFEHSNALCMATLYGYSKLVEYFLNNGAHQNAGFYCGVTPLQIATRHKDTRMMKILLQWPSDLYRKGRVIRGELDYNTDVFHLAIDIGAFEVAILLADSGYNVTRVKYFTDWSQAPPGSFNSEPVMLDYFRQRACSVQSLFILTMFAIRKSMPGNITENARDLPLPKSLIGAIQLENVLT; encoded by the exons ATGGACGCTGCGATGTACATGGCGGTTCAGAACAACGAGCCGACGACGTTACGTCAGTTGATAGACTCCGGCGCCGACGTCAACGAGTACTACCAGGACATGACGTTGATCAGCGCCAAGTCCATCCTGCACATGTGCTGTGAGAAGGGGAGATACGACTGTGTGAAG GTTCTGCTAGAGAGGGGAGCCAATCTGTACATCCGCGACACGTGGTACCAGACGCCCCTTATGTACTGTATGATCACCCAGTATGACGACATCGCGGCGCTGCTCCTGCAGCACGACCCGGGCATTGTGGACATTGGAGACAAGTACGGAAAGAGCGCCTTGCATATCGCCGTCGACGTGGGCTCCATAGACTGCCTCAAG GTTCTGTTACGTTACGGCGCTGACGTCAACGTTCGTAACGATTACGGAGTGACGCCACTGATTCACGTCTGCGGCAACAAATCCCTGGAGGTTGACGTCATGCTTGAGATGGTACGTCTTCTAGTGGAATCAGGGGCCGACCCAAACCTGAAGTGCTATCGGGAGGCTCGAACAGCCCTGCAG TGCGCTATGATCACCAAGCACGTGGAGGTGGTGGAGACGTTGCTATCCGCGGGGTCCGATCCCAACGTGCTTGACAACGGGGGGCGCTGTCCAATCACCACCCTGCTGTGGTATCACAGGGCGACAGGCAATGACGTGGACGATGACGTCATGATTATCTGCATATTGCTTATTCAG TCAGGTGCGAGTCTGAACCTGTGTCGGTTCGAGCACAGTAACGCCCTTTGTATGGCAACCTTGTACGGATACAGCAAACTCGTAGAGTACTTCCTGAACAATGGAGCGCACCAGAACGCCGGAT TTTACTGCGGAGTGACGCCATTGCAGATCGCGACGAGGCATAAGGATACCCGAATGATGAAAATCCTTCTCCAATGGCCGAGCGATCTCTACCGGAAAGGCCGAGTGATTCGTGGAGAACTCGATTATAACACTGACGTCTTTCACCTCGCTATTGACATCGGCGCATTTGAGGTCGCCATTTTATTAGCTGATTCCGGATATAATGTCACGCGTGTAAAATATTTTACAGACTGGTCACAAGCACCGCCGGGTTCGTTCAACAGCGAACCAGTCATGTTGGACTACTTTCGGCAAAGGGCGTGTTCAGTTCAGAGTTTGTTTATTTTGACTATGTTTGCGATTAGGAAATCTATGCCTGGTAATATAACAGAAAACGCGCGAGATTTGCCGCTACCTAAATCACTTATTGGCGCCATACAGCTTGAGAATGTATTGACATGA
- the LOC127835617 gene encoding serine-enriched protein-like, with amino-acid sequence MGFECDDFSSGYSSGNDSDHVSVTSYDSLTTSVTSSSVDRVSPPQTSLYLESQFQSAHALCEDMQIILAMPEMCDVTFLVGAREVPVHGLKAVMASRSRIMFELIQKHIHLRISEQSKVTKTKKIKGKSPVGLSQLSSEKLKIPITNYDAEVFRLLVEFIHCGEVNINEDTVAGLFCGATQFEVPELPGACLDFVERCVKLRRTENIRFHAECFKFNAAAKTLLDKV; translated from the exons ATGGGGTTTGAATGTGatg atttttctTCTGGCTACTCTTCCGGTAACGACTCGGATCACGTATCTGTGACGTCATATGATTCACTGACGACAAGTGTCACATCGTCGTCTGTGGACAGAGTATCCCCACCTCAAACCAGTCTTTATCTCGAATCACAGTTTCAAAGTGCGCATGCGTTGTGTGAGGATATGCAAATAATCCTCGCGATGCCCGAGATGTGTGACGTCACGTTCCTAGTCGGAGCACGTGAAGTACCCGTTCACGGATTGAAAGCAGTTATGGCATCTAGAAGCAG AATTATGTTTGAGCTCATCCAAAAACACATACACCTCAGAATAAGCGAGCAATCAAAAGTCACCAAAACTAAAAAGATCAAAGGCAAGTCCCCTGTCGGACTTTCTCAGCTTTCATCGGAGAAACTGAAGATCCCAATTACGAACTACGACGCCGAAGTGTTCCGATTGCTGGTTGAGTTCATTCATTGCGGGGAGGTCAACATTAATGAAGACACAGTAGCGGGTCTATTCTGCGGAGCAACTCAGTTTGAAGTTCCGGAACTTCCCGGGGCCTGTCTGGATTTCGTTGAAAGATGTGTAAAACTGCGTCGCACTGAGAATATCCGATTTCACGCAGAGTGCTTCAAGTTTAATGCGGCCGCCAAGACACTTCTAGATAAGGTTTGA